Genomic window (Vibrio sp. NTOU-M3):
AATCATGCCATTACTACTGTTGGGTGGCTTGTTCCTCTGCTTTGAAGGTGCAGAAAAAATCTTAGAGAAGCTGTTTCATCATGAGCACGAAGAGAAAAGTGAATCAGTGCCAACGAATCTCTCTATCGACGAATACGAGAAAAACAAGATATCTGGTGCAATTCGCACGGATTTTATTTTATCTGCAGAAATCATTGTTATTGCGCTTGGTACTGTGCAAGGACAGTCTATGACAACACAGATCATTGTGGTTAGCTTAATCGCTACGTTGATGACTATTGGTGTATATGGTCTTGTCGCAGGGATTGTTAAATTAGATGATTTAGGTTTCTTCCTCGAAAGAAAGGCTAAAGGGCAAGGGGTGAGTGCCGCTATTGGTCGTGGATTGATTTCATTTGCCCCTAAGTTAATGAAGGGCTTAACCATTGTTGGCACTGCTGCAATGTTTCTTGTTGGTG
Coding sequences:
- a CDS encoding DUF808 domain-containing protein, whose product is MAGASLLTLLDDIATVLDDVALMSKVAAKKTAGVLGDDLALNAQQVSGVAAEREIPVVWSVAKGSFRNKLILVPAALLISSIAPWLIMPLLLLGGLFLCFEGAEKILEKLFHHEHEEKSESVPTNLSIDEYEKNKISGAIRTDFILSAEIIVIALGTVQGQSMTTQIIVVSLIATLMTIGVYGLVAGIVKLDDLGFFLERKAKGQGVSAAIGRGLISFAPKLMKGLTIVGTAAMFLVGGGIVVHSIPAVHHLIEPIIMDLPNISLATAVVPTLLNGVVGLVAGLLVVGVVSVFGKLKGAFS